Genomic segment of Geminocystis herdmanii PCC 6308:
CTTAAAACAATCATCTCTTATTAGACTAAGTTTTTTATCGGTAATTCCTAGTAAAAATATTATTGGTAATATAGGATTTATTTCTAAACATAGACATCAAATTTTACTACATAACCTAAGTAATTATTTAATCGAAAATCGAAGCAATTAAAAGCAGTTTTATACAACAAATTATCTTTTTGTCAAGTTTTCCGTGTTAATTAATTAAGTCTTCAATACAAAGACACCTGAGTTCGACATAAAATTTTTGGTGCTGTAAAGGTGTCAGGTATTAGGTTAAAGAATTGACAAAAAATATATCCTAATTGATTTTTTTATCTTCAATTCTTTGATCGAATTATATAATCTTCTGAAAATTACACCTGAAACCTGCAATCTGAAACCTGAAACCTGCCTTTATCAAACATTCTTGCATCGAACTGAGGTAAAGACAATGATAAAATAAGAATATATGTTAACGATCGATTATGAAAACTAGCAACGAAATTATTATTATTGGCGGTGGAATCATCGGACTCTCGATCGCGCTGGAGTTAAAATTAAAAGGATTAGGGGTAACAGTATTAAGTAAAAATTATGCCCAAGCCGCCACCAACGCCGCCGCAGGAATGTTAGCACCTAAAGCCGAAGGTTTACAAGGTGTTATGTTAGATTTAGCCTTAAAATCCCTTGCTTTGTATCCCGAATGGGCAGGAAAATTAGAACAGTTGAGCAAGGGCGATATAGACTATAATCCTTGTGGTATCATTGCCCCAGTATATTCCCAACCAACCACCATCAATGAAAATTGGTTAGATAGAGATACCCTCCAGTTTTATCAACCCCAGTTAGGCAAAGATGTCATCGGCGGTTATTGGTATCCCGAAGAAGGACAAGTTGATCCTCGCAAAGTCGGTAAAGTATTATTAAACATAGCCCAATTATTAGGTATAGACATCAAAGAAGGAGTAGAAGCCATCGCGCTTACCCGTCATCAAGGTAGAATTAAAAATATCCTCACCAAATCAGGCATATTTTCAGCGGATACTTATATCTTAGCTAGTGGTGCATGGTCAAGTAAACTATTTCCTCTCCCCGTGCGCCCGATAAAAGGGCAAATGTTAAGTTTAAAAATCCCCTTAGAAAATCCCCTAGAAAGAGTTATCTTTGGAGAAAATACCTACTTAGTGCCGAAAAAAGACGGGCGCTTAATCATCGGTGCAACTTCCGAAGATATTGGTTGGCAAGAAGGCTCAACCGCAGAAGGCATCAACACCTTATTAAATCGTGCTATTCGTCTGTATCCTCCTCTTGCCTCGTGGCAGTTAAACGAAATTTGGTATGGTTTTCGCCCTACTACTGCCGATGAAATGCCCATTTTAGGTTATAGTGATGCAGATAATTTAATCTTCGCTACCGGACATCATCGCAACGGTATCCTTTTAGCACCCATTACCGCTAAATTAATTAGTAATCTTATCATCGATAAACACCCCGATCCCCTTTTACAACATTTCACCTATCAACGATTTCACCAAGCTAAACCACAAATTATGACCTATCCAACCCCTTCTCAAAATGGCAATTTAAACAACATAGAAAGCAATTTAACCGATGTAAACGGTGAATCAAGTCATTTTTCTCCTAAAAGTAGCCAAGTAGGATATTTAAGTCCTTCTACAGCCAATGAGCTTTTTAATAATTCTCAAGATGACGATGGTTTAATCATTGCCGGGCGCAAATTTTCCTCCCGATTGATGACAGGTACAGGAAAATATTCTAGTATGGAATCCATGCAGAAAAGCGTGATTGCTAGTGGTTGCGAAATTGTCACCGTTGCCGTGCGTAGAGTACAAACCAACGCCCCCGGTCATGAAGGATTAGCAGAAGCGATCGATTGGGGTAAAATATGGATGTTGCCTAATACTGCAGGTTGCACCAATGCGGAAGAAGCCGTAAGGGTTGCCCGTTTAGGTAGAGAAATGGCAAAATTACTCGGACAGGAAGACAATAACTTCATTAAACTAGAGGTTATTCCTGACTCCAAATATTTATTACCTGATCCCATCGGCACACTACAAGCCGCCGAACAATTAGTCAAAGAAGGTTTTGCGGTGTTACCCTATGTTAATGCTGATCCTCTCCTTTGTAAACGTTTAGAGGAAGTTGGTTGTGCGACAGTTATGCCTTTAGGCTCTCCTATCGGCTCAGGGCAAGGTATTCAAAACTTAGCTAATATTAAAATTATCATCGAACAAGCAAAAATTCCCGTAGTCATCGATGCAGGAATTGGCACACCTAGCGAGGCGGCTTTGGGTATGGAGTTGGGCGCGGATGCTTTATTAATCAATAGTGCGATCGCTCTTGCTCAAAATCCTG
This window contains:
- the thiO gene encoding glycine oxidase ThiO, yielding MKTSNEIIIIGGGIIGLSIALELKLKGLGVTVLSKNYAQAATNAAAGMLAPKAEGLQGVMLDLALKSLALYPEWAGKLEQLSKGDIDYNPCGIIAPVYSQPTTINENWLDRDTLQFYQPQLGKDVIGGYWYPEEGQVDPRKVGKVLLNIAQLLGIDIKEGVEAIALTRHQGRIKNILTKSGIFSADTYILASGAWSSKLFPLPVRPIKGQMLSLKIPLENPLERVIFGENTYLVPKKDGRLIIGATSEDIGWQEGSTAEGINTLLNRAIRLYPPLASWQLNEIWYGFRPTTADEMPILGYSDADNLIFATGHHRNGILLAPITAKLISNLIIDKHPDPLLQHFTYQRFHQAKPQIMTYPTPSQNGNLNNIESNLTDVNGESSHFSPKSSQVGYLSPSTANELFNNSQDDDGLIIAGRKFSSRLMTGTGKYSSMESMQKSVIASGCEIVTVAVRRVQTNAPGHEGLAEAIDWGKIWMLPNTAGCTNAEEAVRVARLGREMAKLLGQEDNNFIKLEVIPDSKYLLPDPIGTLQAAEQLVKEGFAVLPYVNADPLLCKRLEEVGCATVMPLGSPIGSGQGIQNLANIKIIIEQAKIPVVIDAGIGTPSEAALGMELGADALLINSAIALAQNPVKMAQAMGLATQAGRLAYQSGRIPVKEYASASSPLVGIVS